The following proteins come from a genomic window of Sorex araneus isolate mSorAra2 chromosome 1, mSorAra2.pri, whole genome shotgun sequence:
- the LOC101540552 gene encoding hyaluronidase PH-20-like — protein sequence MELLWIKDIFSRKFVGFSGVSKVEFIFHLFPILLTADYRAPPIISNTTYIPAWNAPSDVCAKLFNISLDLSFYPLKGNPQASAIGQTVTLFYVEKLGIYPHIVTSTGKHKHGGIPQLGNISEHLDKAEKDILKYLPKDELGLAVIDWEEWRPIWIRNWLDKIVYRNESINLVKRKNPLLSDKAAETQAKQEFEAAGKEFMLRTLELGQRLRPNNYWGFYLFPDCYNHNYGANRPYTGACSDLEKQRNNELSWLWKASTALFPSIYLNTKLKKSPKAALFSRNRVNEAIRLSRVRDQKNPLPVFVYIRLVFTDNTTEFLSEIDLVNTIGETYALGASGVIIWGSFNLTRRQERCSMLHDYMKKTFNPYLINLTLAAKICSQALCQDQGFCTRKFWNSTDYLHLNSENFVIKFESCDKFIVFGQPSVQDLIQLSNNFDCSCFGNVSCRKNENITSIKKIRVCISEEVCISALINPGRRVLPPRKYRTRLSP from the exons ATGGAATTGCTGTGGATCAAGGATATCTTCTCTAGGAAATTTGTTGGGTTCAGTGGAGTCTCCAAGGTAGAGTTCATTTTCCATCTGTTTCCAATTCTCTTGACTGCGGATTACAGAGCACCTCCTATCATCTCAAATACAACTTACATTCCAGCCTGGAATGCCCCAAGTGATGTCTgtgcaaaattatttaatatttctctaGATCTGAGTTTCTATCCATTAAAAGGAAACCCTCAAGCCAGTGCCATAGGTCAAACTGTTACCTTATTTTACGTTGAAAAACTTGGCATCTATCCTCACATAGTGACAAGCACAGGAAAGCATAAACACGGAGGAATTCCTCAGTTGGGAAATATATCAGAACATTTGGATAAAGCTGAGAAAGACATTTTGAAATACTTGCCAAAAGATGAACTAGGCTTGGCTGTAATTgactgggaagaatggagacctATCTGGATAAGAAACTGGTTAGACAAAATAGTTTACAGAAACGAATCAATTAATTTGGTAAAGAGAAAGAATCCACTGCTTTCAGATAAAGCTGCAGAGACTCAGGCAAAACAAGAATTTGAAGCTGCAGGAAAGGAATTCATGCTGAGGACTTTGGAATTAGGGCAGAGACTCCGACCAAACAATTATTGGGGTTTTTACCTTTTTCCTGATTGTTACAATCATAATTATGGAGCAAATAGACCATACACTGGAGCTTGTTCAGatttagaaaagcaaagaaataatgaGCTCAGCTGGTTGTGGAAAGCAAGCACTGCCCTTTTCCCATCCATTTACTTgaatacaaaattaaagaaatctcCAAAGGCGGCACTCTTTTCCCGTAATCGAGTTAATGAAGCCATTCGGCTTTCTCGGGTACGAGACCAAAAGAATCCACTTCCGGTTTTTGTATATATCCGTCTAGTTTTTACGGATAATACCACAGAATTTCTTTCTGAG ATTGACCTTGTGAATACAATTGGTGAAACTTATGCTCTTGGGGCCTCTGGAGTTATAATTTGGGGAAGCTTCAATTTAACCCGAAGACAA GAACGTTGCTCAATGCTGCATGATTATATGAAGAAGACATTCAACCCTTACTTAATCAATCTCACTCTAGCTGCTAAAATATGCAGTCAGGCACTTTGTCAAGATCAAGGATTCTGTACCAGGAAATTCTGGAATTCAACAGACTACCTGCACCTGAACTCAGagaattttgttattaaatttgAAAGCTGTGACAAATTCATAGTGTTTGGGCAACCCTCGGTTCAAGATCTAATTCAACTTTCTAACAATTTTGATTGTAGCTGTTTTGGTAATGTCAGTTGTAGGAAGAATGAGAATATAACAAGTATTAAAAAGATTAGGGTATGTATCAGTGAGGAAGTTTGCATATCAGCCCTTATAAATCCAGGAAGAAGGGTTCTACCTCCCAGAAAATATAGAACAAGACTCAGCCCATAA